Proteins from a single region of Negativicoccus succinicivorans:
- a CDS encoding metal ABC transporter ATP-binding protein: protein MEWAVEVEDMTVAYDERPVLWDVDMQIPKGSLAAIVGPNGAGKSTLIKAILGLLTKISGSVKFYLDGRLAVSRDDFKRIAYVPQSGSVDWDFPTTVLDVVLMGRYGHLGWFKRPGAAEREMAMDVLRKTGMEAYVDRQISRLSGGQQQRVFLARALIQEADIYFMDEPFKGVDAKTEKAIVALLQEMKSRGKTVIVVHHDLATVAEYFDWVTMINLRRIAMGPVEEVFTSEHIEAAYNARNPLRREGPHAVAAE from the coding sequence ATGGAGTGGGCGGTAGAAGTCGAGGACATGACCGTTGCCTATGATGAACGACCGGTTCTTTGGGATGTGGATATGCAGATTCCGAAAGGATCGCTCGCGGCGATTGTCGGGCCGAACGGTGCGGGAAAATCGACGTTGATCAAGGCGATATTGGGATTGTTGACTAAAATTTCCGGTTCGGTCAAATTTTATTTAGACGGTCGGTTGGCCGTGTCGCGCGATGATTTCAAGCGGATTGCCTATGTGCCGCAGAGCGGCAGTGTAGACTGGGATTTCCCGACGACGGTACTGGATGTCGTACTAATGGGACGTTACGGTCATCTCGGCTGGTTTAAACGACCGGGTGCGGCGGAGCGGGAGATGGCGATGGATGTGTTGCGGAAAACGGGCATGGAAGCTTACGTTGACCGCCAAATCAGTCGTCTATCGGGCGGCCAGCAGCAGCGTGTGTTTTTAGCGCGCGCATTGATTCAGGAAGCGGATATTTATTTTATGGACGAGCCGTTTAAGGGGGTCGACGCCAAAACGGAAAAGGCGATTGTCGCTTTGTTGCAAGAGATGAAATCACGCGGCAAAACGGTCATTGTTGTGCATCACGATTTGGCGACGGTGGCGGAATATTTTGACTGGGTTACGATGATTAACTTGCGTCGTATTGCGATGGGGCCCGTGGAAGAAGTGTTTACGAGCGAGCACATCGAAGCGGCTTATAATGCCCGCAATCCGTTGCGGCGGGAGGGGCCCCATGCTGTCGCCGCTGAGTGA
- a CDS encoding metal ABC transporter permease: MSPLSDYTFQIVAAGTMLLGLASGVTGTFAVLRKESLIGDGLSHASFPGVVAAFMFLAVKDLEVLLTGAAVASLLCMAAIALTVRYTKVKFDAALATFLAAFFGVGMMLMTYVQHTDNPNQAGLSKFIFGQAATMLARDVEITAAVAAMILLLAVIFWKELKLVAFDADFARSLQLPVRMTQLVYGLMLVASIIIGLQSVGAILMSSLLIAPAVAARQWTDNLGTMAVLAGGIGALSCGIGTYASAIVKGLPTGPAIVVAASIVVLLSLLFAPGRGIIARYRVHREARRRWKEGDINVRPN, translated from the coding sequence CTGTCGCCGCTGAGTGATTATACCTTCCAGATCGTGGCGGCGGGGACCATGCTGTTGGGATTAGCGAGCGGCGTTACGGGAACGTTTGCCGTATTGCGCAAGGAAAGTCTCATCGGAGACGGATTGTCGCATGCGTCGTTTCCGGGCGTGGTAGCGGCCTTCATGTTTTTGGCGGTGAAAGATTTGGAAGTGTTGCTGACCGGTGCGGCGGTCGCATCCTTGCTGTGCATGGCGGCGATTGCCTTGACGGTACGGTATACTAAGGTCAAGTTTGATGCCGCATTGGCGACATTTCTTGCCGCTTTTTTCGGCGTCGGCATGATGCTGATGACGTATGTGCAGCATACGGACAACCCCAATCAGGCGGGGTTGTCGAAGTTTATTTTCGGACAGGCGGCCACTATGCTGGCGCGCGACGTGGAAATTACCGCGGCGGTGGCGGCAATGATTTTACTGCTGGCAGTCATTTTTTGGAAAGAATTAAAACTGGTGGCGTTTGATGCCGATTTCGCGCGCAGTTTACAGCTGCCTGTCAGAATGACGCAATTGGTGTACGGTTTGATGCTGGTGGCCTCGATTATCATCGGCTTACAGTCTGTCGGTGCTATTTTGATGAGTTCGTTGCTCATCGCTCCGGCGGTGGCGGCACGGCAATGGACGGATAATCTCGGCACCATGGCGGTACTGGCAGGGGGTATCGGGGCGCTGTCTTGCGGTATCGGTACGTATGCCAGTGCGATCGTGAAAGGTTTGCCGACGGGGCCGGCGATCGTCGTTGCCGCCTCAATCGTGGTACTGCTCAGCTTGCTGTTTGCGCCCGGAAGGGGCATCATTGCACGTTACCGGGTGCATCGGGAGGCACGCCGGCGTTGGAAGGAGGGCGATATCAATGTCCGCCCAAACTGA
- a CDS encoding metal ABC transporter permease, which yields MSAQTEIILIAMLAAFACALPGVFLVLRKMSMVADAITHTVFLGIVIAFFATENLNSPWLLIGATLMGCFTVWCTESLQRTRLVSEDASIGIVFPLLFSIGLILVNLYGSNVHLDTDSVLLGELAFAPFDRVRVNGADWGAVSMWVLTGICLLNTLVIVAAFKEWKLVTFDALLAAMYGFSPIWMHYLLMTLVSVTVVASFQAVGAILVIGLMIGPAATAYLLTKDLRKMLVLAASIGALSAWLGTEIAFLLDVSIAGAIAGTIGGVFLLTVIATPKSGIIARYRRLKRLRLQYGEETVLFHLLTHEGTAVQAQEAGVGTLYEHLRWKPEFADLICRRLEAGHFVRIHRGMVHLTESGRARAYRVSETLFAEQ from the coding sequence ATGTCCGCCCAAACTGAGATTATTCTTATCGCGATGTTGGCGGCATTCGCGTGCGCTTTGCCGGGGGTGTTTCTGGTACTGCGCAAAATGTCCATGGTCGCCGACGCTATCACACATACCGTATTCTTGGGAATCGTCATTGCATTTTTTGCAACGGAGAATTTAAACTCGCCCTGGTTGCTCATCGGAGCAACGCTCATGGGATGCTTTACCGTGTGGTGTACCGAAAGCCTGCAACGAACTCGACTGGTTAGCGAAGATGCATCCATCGGGATTGTATTTCCGCTGTTATTCTCTATCGGCTTGATTTTGGTCAATCTATACGGTAGTAATGTTCATCTGGATACGGACTCGGTCCTGCTCGGGGAACTCGCCTTTGCGCCCTTTGATCGCGTGCGTGTGAATGGCGCCGATTGGGGCGCTGTGTCCATGTGGGTGTTGACAGGAATTTGTTTGCTTAATACATTAGTCATTGTGGCGGCATTCAAAGAATGGAAACTGGTTACCTTTGATGCGTTATTGGCGGCCATGTACGGATTTTCGCCGATATGGATGCACTATTTGCTGATGACACTCGTCTCCGTGACCGTTGTTGCTTCATTCCAAGCGGTCGGCGCCATCCTCGTTATCGGATTGATGATCGGACCGGCCGCGACGGCCTACTTGCTTACCAAAGATTTGCGGAAAATGCTTGTTTTGGCGGCGAGCATCGGCGCCCTATCCGCGTGGCTCGGTACGGAGATTGCTTTTTTGCTGGATGTTTCGATTGCAGGCGCGATTGCGGGAACAATAGGAGGAGTATTTTTATTGACGGTGATCGCGACACCCAAATCGGGTATTATTGCCCGGTATCGGCGTTTAAAACGTCTGCGCTTACAGTATGGAGAAGAAACGGTTTTGTTCCATTTGTTGACTCATGAAGGCACGGCTGTACAGGCGCAAGAGGCGGGAGTCGGTACACTTTATGAGCATTTGCGCTGGAAACCGGAATTTGCCGATCTCATTTGTCGTCGTCTCGAAGCGGGGCATTTTGTACGTATTCATCGTGGCATGGTGCACTTGACCGAGAGCGGGCGCGCACGTGCTTATCGCGTTTCAGAAACGCTTTTTGCGGAGCAATAA
- the cas9 gene encoding type II CRISPR RNA-guided endonuclease Cas9 (Cas9, originally named Csn1, is the large, multifunctional signature protein of type II CRISPR/Cas systems. It is well known even to general audiences because its RNA-guided endonuclease activity has made it a popular tool for custom editing of eukaryotic genomes.): protein MKKSNDYYIGLDMGTNSVGWATTNPQGRLLRFNKKDMWGSRLFEEAKTAAKTRTFRTSRRRYDRVRQRIEFLQDIFAPIIAKKDFEFFMRLKESKFHLEDKKTDGKFALFNDADFTDVEYFDRYPTIYHLRAALIKPNHITDPRLLYLAIHHIIKNRGHFLFAGTDMESIRSFQIVYTQLSEHLKSINLDFELPVDAQDKFAAILLNEKLNKRDKKKQLKELCPHKDKRLEYAFNAIIGGKTKLKDIFGVEEYDEGTKKAVDFEKADYDEDKDEIESVIKENIHVLNALKAVYDWTILTNILGDYAYISESQVALYEAHKKDLRILKSLIKKYAKSQYADAFRHENVKGNYANYVGSTNYDNKQPVIDNPSVTQEDINKYFADILLSITPDESDRESYQYITERLHKGEALPKLRTKANSVLPHQIHKIELEKILANAAKNFPFLQEKDSSGYTAAQKIVKIMMFRIEYYVGPLNTYHHVDQGGHAWMVRKAEGKITPWNFDEKVDKEASAEKFIRNMTNKCTYLIGKDVIPKQSLLYSRYKVLNELNNLKVNGVPISVELKQKIYEELFKKQVNVTFKQLKTFLKAQGADADEIILSGVDEAAHKFTNNLQTYHKFHAIFGDKIEFEPQRSMVEDIIRWKCLMGDDIAMWKHKIEKEYGDQLSEEQLKKITRLNFNGWSRLSQEFLTDVPGVDIESGEVYSGIMDALWKTNENVMQLLSSRFTFAAEVKKQNQGTGRIEKITYDEVMKDTYLSPAVKRSVWQAITLVEEIRKIRKADPKRIFVEMTRQPDAKKERKLSRRTQLLNAYKAIGSDLAEYDKEHVSTLITQLESKKDEDLRRKKLYLYFTQMGRCMYTGERIDLSSLLRDTNSNIYDIDHIYPRSLTKDDSLDNMVLVKKVENLKKSNDYPLPDEMRKKRYGYWKGLKEKKLISERKFSRLIRTTKLTADELAGFISRQLVETSQMVKATADILEKIYPSVTIVYVKARTVSDFRHDYDLPKVRALNDCHHAHDAYLNIVVGNVYYEKFTKNPFRFIQNQKGKGKVEYNLYRLFDKDIKVGDRIIWNTKEDLARVKASLERDTVNVVRMPVEQRGQFFDATIQKKGTTKNMLVLPLKGSDERLQDTSKYGYYIKPSGMSFMVVQHEVKGKRRVTIEPALLVYKNNLKSEKDYVKYCENVLKLQKPKVLFKNIKFGSKILFDGYPFLLTSRSGDRITMADAQSLFLANRELSILKRVTKISDDIAQKVESRIKITDEEWITLWKSVVEQIVTGKFCNRLGSLNVVIKGKKVELSEDEKTRLNELDSKDQEEYLSHILLERFLQFNTEEKAHLLLQVISFSSNTRGVDLRLIGGSISTGVIRVGKDITDHSVILINESPTGLFTNRTVLNQT from the coding sequence ATGAAGAAGAGCAACGATTACTATATCGGTTTGGACATGGGAACCAATTCCGTCGGTTGGGCAACTACCAATCCTCAGGGGCGTTTGCTGAGGTTCAATAAAAAAGACATGTGGGGCTCACGCCTTTTTGAGGAAGCGAAAACAGCCGCTAAGACGCGTACCTTCAGAACGTCGCGGCGTCGGTATGATCGCGTGAGACAACGCATTGAATTTTTGCAGGATATTTTCGCGCCGATCATCGCTAAAAAGGATTTTGAATTCTTCATGCGACTGAAAGAAAGTAAATTTCATCTTGAGGACAAGAAAACAGATGGCAAATTTGCTCTTTTTAATGATGCGGATTTTACCGACGTGGAATACTTCGACCGCTATCCCACGATTTACCATCTGCGCGCGGCATTGATCAAACCGAATCACATTACCGATCCGCGGTTATTGTACCTAGCCATTCATCATATTATTAAAAACCGCGGACATTTCCTGTTCGCCGGCACAGATATGGAAAGTATTCGCAGCTTCCAAATAGTCTATACGCAACTTTCCGAACATTTGAAATCGATCAATTTGGACTTTGAATTGCCGGTGGATGCGCAAGATAAATTTGCCGCGATCTTATTGAACGAAAAATTGAACAAACGGGACAAGAAAAAACAACTGAAAGAACTTTGCCCGCATAAAGACAAACGCTTGGAATACGCTTTTAACGCGATTATCGGTGGGAAAACCAAGTTGAAAGATATATTTGGCGTAGAAGAATATGATGAAGGGACTAAAAAGGCAGTCGACTTTGAAAAGGCGGACTACGACGAGGATAAAGACGAGATTGAGAGCGTAATCAAAGAAAATATCCATGTGCTCAACGCGTTGAAAGCGGTCTATGACTGGACCATTTTGACGAACATTTTAGGCGACTACGCGTATATTTCGGAGTCACAGGTCGCGCTTTATGAGGCGCACAAAAAAGATTTACGTATTCTGAAAAGCCTCATCAAGAAATACGCCAAATCGCAATATGCGGACGCTTTCCGGCATGAGAACGTCAAAGGTAATTATGCCAACTACGTTGGTAGCACCAACTATGACAATAAACAACCGGTCATTGACAATCCGTCGGTAACGCAAGAAGACATAAATAAATATTTTGCAGATATTCTCTTGAGCATTACTCCGGACGAAAGCGATAGAGAGAGTTATCAATATATTACCGAGCGCTTGCATAAAGGCGAAGCTCTGCCCAAATTACGTACGAAAGCTAACAGCGTGTTGCCGCATCAAATCCACAAAATCGAATTGGAAAAAATCCTTGCCAACGCAGCAAAGAATTTTCCGTTCTTGCAGGAAAAAGATAGTAGCGGCTATACCGCAGCGCAAAAAATCGTCAAGATTATGATGTTCCGAATTGAGTACTATGTCGGACCGCTCAACACGTATCATCATGTCGACCAGGGCGGCCACGCCTGGATGGTGCGCAAAGCGGAGGGGAAAATTACGCCTTGGAATTTTGACGAAAAAGTAGACAAGGAAGCTTCGGCGGAAAAATTTATCCGCAACATGACCAACAAATGCACCTACTTGATCGGCAAGGACGTCATTCCCAAACAGTCGCTTCTGTACAGCAGGTACAAAGTACTTAACGAATTAAATAACTTAAAAGTCAACGGCGTGCCGATTTCGGTCGAGCTGAAACAGAAAATTTACGAAGAACTGTTTAAGAAACAAGTCAATGTCACATTCAAACAGCTCAAAACTTTTCTCAAAGCGCAAGGGGCAGACGCCGACGAAATCATTTTAAGCGGTGTCGATGAAGCCGCGCATAAATTTACCAATAACCTCCAGACGTACCATAAATTCCATGCGATTTTCGGCGACAAAATCGAATTTGAGCCGCAACGCTCCATGGTCGAAGATATTATTCGCTGGAAATGTCTGATGGGCGATGATATCGCCATGTGGAAACACAAGATCGAAAAAGAATATGGCGATCAGCTCAGTGAAGAGCAATTGAAGAAAATCACGCGACTTAACTTCAACGGTTGGTCCCGTTTGTCACAAGAGTTCCTTACCGATGTGCCGGGCGTTGATATCGAATCCGGCGAGGTATACTCGGGGATTATGGACGCTTTGTGGAAAACGAATGAAAACGTTATGCAACTATTAAGTTCCCGTTTTACGTTTGCGGCAGAAGTAAAGAAGCAAAACCAAGGCACCGGTCGGATCGAGAAAATCACGTATGACGAAGTCATGAAAGACACCTACCTGTCGCCTGCGGTAAAACGTTCCGTTTGGCAGGCGATTACTTTAGTCGAAGAGATCCGAAAAATTCGTAAAGCGGATCCGAAACGCATTTTCGTCGAAATGACGCGCCAACCGGACGCGAAAAAGGAACGCAAACTGTCTCGGCGTACGCAACTTTTAAATGCATATAAAGCGATCGGAAGTGACCTCGCGGAATATGATAAAGAACATGTATCCACACTCATAACGCAACTGGAAAGCAAAAAGGATGAAGATCTGCGCCGGAAAAAATTGTATCTTTACTTCACGCAGATGGGACGTTGCATGTATACGGGAGAACGTATCGATCTTTCTTCCTTATTGCGTGACACCAACAGTAACATCTATGATATTGATCATATCTACCCGCGTTCTCTTACTAAAGATGACAGTCTTGACAATATGGTATTGGTCAAAAAAGTGGAGAACCTAAAGAAGAGTAATGATTATCCTTTGCCGGATGAAATGCGCAAAAAACGATACGGATACTGGAAAGGCCTCAAAGAGAAAAAACTGATCAGTGAAAGAAAATTTTCACGGCTCATTCGCACTACCAAACTTACCGCCGACGAATTGGCCGGATTTATCAGTCGGCAATTGGTGGAAACCAGTCAAATGGTCAAAGCCACGGCGGATATTTTGGAAAAAATCTATCCGAGTGTTACGATCGTTTACGTGAAGGCGCGGACTGTAAGTGACTTCCGCCATGACTATGATTTGCCGAAAGTGCGCGCCTTGAATGATTGTCACCATGCCCATGACGCGTATTTGAATATTGTCGTGGGGAATGTCTACTACGAAAAATTCACTAAAAACCCGTTCCGTTTTATTCAGAACCAAAAGGGAAAAGGAAAAGTCGAATACAATCTTTATCGCTTGTTTGACAAAGACATTAAAGTCGGCGATCGCATTATTTGGAACACCAAAGAAGATTTAGCGCGTGTCAAAGCGAGCCTCGAACGTGATACGGTAAACGTTGTACGTATGCCGGTAGAGCAACGCGGGCAATTTTTTGACGCAACCATTCAAAAGAAGGGCACGACAAAAAATATGCTTGTGCTGCCGCTGAAAGGTTCTGATGAACGCTTACAAGATACTTCCAAATACGGGTATTATATCAAGCCATCCGGCATGTCATTTATGGTGGTTCAACACGAGGTTAAAGGGAAGAGGCGAGTCACCATCGAACCGGCGTTGCTGGTTTACAAAAATAACTTAAAAAGCGAAAAAGATTACGTAAAATATTGTGAAAATGTTTTGAAATTGCAAAAACCTAAAGTGTTATTTAAAAACATAAAATTCGGCAGTAAGATTTTATTTGATGGATATCCATTCCTTTTGACATCACGATCGGGTGATAGGATTACAATGGCGGATGCACAATCCCTGTTTCTTGCCAACCGGGAGCTAAGCATACTAAAAAGAGTTACTAAAATTTCCGATGATATTGCTCAAAAAGTGGAAAGCCGAATAAAAATAACCGATGAAGAGTGGATTACACTGTGGAAATCC